The following are from one region of the Pocillopora verrucosa isolate sample1 chromosome 3, ASM3666991v2, whole genome shotgun sequence genome:
- the LOC131796557 gene encoding farnesyl pyrophosphate synthase translates to MAKKFKLSNDRELFDSFFPGLVDDIVKENENDPETGEAARHMREVLEYNVPGGKKNRGLSVIGSLRHLISPDKLTETDEKNAIILGWCVEWLQAFFLVADDIMDESLTRRGKLCWYRKTGIGNIAVNDFLLIEATIYKLLKKHVYQEPYYVDVLNLFHEVTYQTATGQTLDLITKPGTNFENFTMERYKAIVKYKTAYYSFYLPVALAMYMAGIKDITSHENAKEILLVMGEFFQIQDDYLDCYGDPAVTGKVGTDIEEEKCSWLIIQALQRISTDQMQILKDNYGKKDSASSEKEDKSKKDSSKVKKLYHELNLKQVFKDYEEESYKNIVELIAQKSGNLPEGLFLEFVKKIYKRNK, encoded by the exons ATGGCGAAGAAATTCAAGCTGTCAAATGACCGTGAGCTCTTTGATTCGTTTTTTCCTGGACTGGTCGATGATATTGTGAAGGAGAACGAAAATGATCCGGAAACCGGAGAAGCAGCTCGACATATGCGTGAG GTATTGGAATATAATGTTCCTGGAG GAAAAAAGAATCGTGGCCTTTCTGTGATTGGATCATTACGGCACCTTATTAGTCCTGATAAGCTAACAGAGACAGATGAGAAGAATGCAATTATACTTGGTTGGTGTGTAGAGTGG TTACAAGCCTTCTTCCTGGTTGCTGATGATATCATGGATGAATCATTGACAAGACGAGGCAAGCTTTGCTGGTATAGAAAG ACTGGAATTGGGAATATTGCTGTCAATGACTTTCTCCTCATAGAAGCCACAATATACAAACTGCTAAAGAAACATGTATACCAAGAGCCATATTATGTTGATGttctaaatttatttcatgag GTTACTTATCAAACTGCAACTGGACAAACATTAGACCTTATCACCAAGCCTGGCacaaattttgagaattttacCATGGAAAG ATACAAAGCTATTGTGAAATACAAGACAGCATACTATTCATTTTATTTGCCAGTTGCACTGGCAATGTATATG GCAGGTATAAAGGACATAACATCTCATGAAAATGCCAAAGAAATTTTACTAGTGATGGgggaattttttcaaattcag GATGACTACTTGGACTGCTATGGGGACCCAGCGGTTACAGGAAAAGTAGGCACAGATATTGAAGAAGAAAAGTGCTCTTGGCTGATTATTCAAGCTCTTCAAAGGATATCTACAGACCAGATGCAAATTTTAAAG GATAATTACGGTAAAAAAGATTCTGCGTCCTCCGAGAAG gaggataaaagtaaaaaagattcATCCAAGGTGAAAAAATTATACCATGAGCTCAACTTGAAGCAGGTATTTAAGGACTACGAAGAGGAAAGTTACAAGAACATTGTAGAACTTATAGCGCAGAAATCTGGCAACCTGCCTGAAGGATTATTTCTAGAATTtgtgaagaaaatttacaaGCGGAATAAATGA
- the LOC131796553 gene encoding myb-related protein B isoform X1 produces MLLLLKAAESVARGYNVPVEEEPSLRAQRRKKKINKGRWTKEEDEKLKELVDDLGTDSWKEVANNFPDRTDVQCLHRWQKVLNPELVKGPWTKEEDDKVVELVRKYGPKRWSLIAQHLKGRIGKQCRERWHNHLNPQIKKCAWTEDEDRIIYEAHITMGNKWAEIAKLLPGRTDNSIKNHWNSTMRRKVESAGYDHYRKIRYHLSEKRYSKGHLLSAKKDKRRREETVDPSSNDDLPSVVEYNSHPGTRNRSSSDLTNIKPKPTSHDTLHSMSRKNNNNGTNPSLMSPFRNTFILSPESSDALLDSDPSSWGDISSFDKDSCVGKNLALSKLTSPGTREYRFDGNSIASLQTDGGSLIPITSPVMQNRFSTPPTILRRGRKRKSADHDFSHSVNTEVSFSSPKGATPIKLLPFSPSQFLNSPVNSSKVQTSTPACEKIQVSLTNTTLHTPGVLEASSGEDPFRTPRIRRTLLCVSPRTPTPFKNALKVFNDTKMAHTPDNFEADFNEIMKREEEESGVHLSCSGGKTSFRVRTSLEEKYAKMSKTTSASTANGSEEQPSVMEEEQSSSIVECVVEDSGVVQTSVLPSPSKDSSFIKPSEIFGQHNPFATPSSVTSETGVSGKNLAQTTQVEHFLCPSAVDFQRHRRKGHPMRILQFQETPQKSAPKLDSAWEQVACGKTPDQQLLTQQAHQFFANYRPAARTLHFNTTTVA; encoded by the exons ATGTTGCTTCTTCTTAAGGCAGCAGAGTCGGTTGCAAG AGGTTATAATGTTCCCGTAGAGGAAGAACCATCGTTGAGGGCTCAGCGgcgaaagaagaaaatcaacaaGGGAAGATGGACGAAAGAGGAG gatgaaaaattaaaggaactTGTGGATGATCTTGGAACTGATAGTTGGAAGGAGGTGGCAAATAATTTCCCTGATCGCACAGATGTCCAGTGTCTTCACAGGTGGCAGAAGGTACTAAACCCAGAGCTAGTGAAGGGTCCATGGACTAAAGAG GAGGATGACAAAGTTGTGGAACTTGTGCGGAAGTATGGACCTAAACGGTGGTCGCTTATTGCTCAGCATCTGAAAGGAAGGATTGGAAAACAGTGTCGTGAAAG ATGGCACAATCATCTCAACCCACAAATCAAGAAATGTGCTTGGACTGAAGATGAAGACAGGATTATTTATGAAGCTCACATTACTATGGGCAACAAATGGGCCGAGATAGCAAAATTGTTACCTGGGAG GACTGACAACTCAATTAAAAACCACTGGAACTCAACAATGAGAAGAAAAGTGGAAAGTGCAGGATATGATCACTATAGAAAGATCAGATACCATTTG TCTGAAAAACGGTACAGCAAAGGACATCTTCTTTCAGCaaagaaag ATAAAAGGAGGAGAGAGGAGACAGTTGATCCTTCATCTAATGATGATTTACCATCAGTGGTTGAATACAACAGCCATCCAGGCACTAGAAACAGAAGTAGCTCAGACTTAACAAAcattaaaccaaaaccaacaaGTCACGATACTCTTCATTCTATGAGCAGAAAGAACAACAATAATGGAACAAACCCAAGCCTGATGTCGCCCTTTAGAAATACGTTCATATTGTCCCCAGAGTCTTCAGATGCTCTGCTAGATTCGGATCCCTCCTCTTGGGGTGATATCAGCTCATTTGACAAGGACAGTTGTGTAGGCAAGAATTTGGCATTGTCAAAATTGACTTCTCCTGGAACAAGAG AATACAGATTTGATGGGAATTCTATTGCCAGTCTTCAAACAGATGGCGG ATCTTTAATACCTATTACTTCACCTGTAATGCAGAACAGGTTTAGCACACCTCCAACTATTCTTAGACGAGGGCGTAAAAGAAAA TCTGCTGACCATGATTTCAGTCACAGTGTCAATACAGAAGTATCTTTCAGCAGTCCTAAAGGGGCCACCCCCATCAAGCTCTTGCCATTCTCACCTTCGCAGTTCCTTAATTCACCTGTAAATTCAAGCAAAGTTCAGACGTCAACTCCAGCTTGTGAAAAAATTCAAGTCAGTTTAACAAACACAACACTGCATACTCCTGGTGTACTAGAAGCAAGCTCAGGGGAGGATCCTTTCCGAACTCCACGCATCAGAAGAACTTTATTATGTGTATCTCCACGCACTCCAACACCATTTAAAAATGCCCTGAAAGTGTTCAATGACACGAAAATGGCACAT acaccAGACAATTTTGAAGCAGATTTCAATGAAATCATGAAACGggaggaagaagaaagtggTGTTCACTTATCCTGTAGTGGGGGAAAAACATCCTTTAGAGTACGGACCTCCCTTGAGGAAAAGTATGCCAAGATGAGCAAAACAACATCAGCATCTACTGCCAATGGATCAGAAGAACAACCAAGTGTGATGGAAGAAGAACAAAGTTCTTCAATTGTTGAGTGTGTTGTG GAGGATTCCGGTGTTGTTCAGACATCAGTTTTACCCTCACCTTCCAAGGATTCATCATTTATCAAACCTTCTGAGATCTTTGGCCAGCATAACCCCTTCGCCACACCTAGTTCTGTGACGTCTGAAACTGGAGTAAGTGGAAAAAACCTGGCTCAAACCACACAGGTTGAACATTTCTTATGCCCTAGTGCTGTGGATTTTCAG CGGCACAGAAGGAAAGGGCATCCCATGCGCATACTGCAATTTCAAGAGACGCCACAGAAATCAGCACCAAAG CTTGACTCAGCATGGGAGCAGGTAGCATGCGGTAAAACTCCTGATCAACAGCTACTAACTCAACAAGCTCATCAGTTTTTTGCTAATTACCGGCCAGCGGCACGTACACTACACTTCAATACAACTACAGTGGCTTAA
- the LOC131796553 gene encoding myb-related protein A isoform X3 — protein MLLLLKAAESVARGYNVPVEEEPSLRAQRRKKKINKGRWTKEEDEKLKELVDDLGTDSWKEVANNFPDRTDVQCLHRWQKVLNPELVKGPWTKEEDDKVVELVRKYGPKRWSLIAQHLKGRIGKQCRERWHNHLNPQIKKCAWTEDEDRIIYEAHITMGNKWAEIAKLLPGRTDNSIKNHWNSTMRRKVESAGYDHYRKIRYHLSEKRYSKGHLLSAKKDKRRREETVDPSSNDDLPSVVEYNSHPGTRNRSSSDLTNIKPKPTSHDTLHSMSRKNNNNGTNPSLMSPFRNTFILSPESSDALLDSDPSSWGDISSFDKDSCVGKNLALSKLTSPGTREYRFDGNSIASLQTDGGSLIPITSPVMQNRFSTPPTILRRGRKRKSADHDFSHSVNTEVSFSSPKGATPIKLLPFSPSQFLNSPVNSSKVQTSTPACEKIQVSLTNTTLHTPGVLEASSGEDPFRTPRIRRTLLCVSPRTPTPFKNALKVFNDTKMAHTPDNFEADFNEIMKREEEESGVHLSCSGGKTSFRVRTSLEEKYAKMSKTTSASTANGSEEQPSVMEEEQSSSIVECVVEDSGVVQTSVLPSPSKDSSFIKPSEIFGQHNPFATPSSVTSETGRHRRKGHPMRILQFQETPQKSAPKLDSAWEQVACGKTPDQQLLTQQAHQFFANYRPAARTLHFNTTTVA, from the exons ATGTTGCTTCTTCTTAAGGCAGCAGAGTCGGTTGCAAG AGGTTATAATGTTCCCGTAGAGGAAGAACCATCGTTGAGGGCTCAGCGgcgaaagaagaaaatcaacaaGGGAAGATGGACGAAAGAGGAG gatgaaaaattaaaggaactTGTGGATGATCTTGGAACTGATAGTTGGAAGGAGGTGGCAAATAATTTCCCTGATCGCACAGATGTCCAGTGTCTTCACAGGTGGCAGAAGGTACTAAACCCAGAGCTAGTGAAGGGTCCATGGACTAAAGAG GAGGATGACAAAGTTGTGGAACTTGTGCGGAAGTATGGACCTAAACGGTGGTCGCTTATTGCTCAGCATCTGAAAGGAAGGATTGGAAAACAGTGTCGTGAAAG ATGGCACAATCATCTCAACCCACAAATCAAGAAATGTGCTTGGACTGAAGATGAAGACAGGATTATTTATGAAGCTCACATTACTATGGGCAACAAATGGGCCGAGATAGCAAAATTGTTACCTGGGAG GACTGACAACTCAATTAAAAACCACTGGAACTCAACAATGAGAAGAAAAGTGGAAAGTGCAGGATATGATCACTATAGAAAGATCAGATACCATTTG TCTGAAAAACGGTACAGCAAAGGACATCTTCTTTCAGCaaagaaag ATAAAAGGAGGAGAGAGGAGACAGTTGATCCTTCATCTAATGATGATTTACCATCAGTGGTTGAATACAACAGCCATCCAGGCACTAGAAACAGAAGTAGCTCAGACTTAACAAAcattaaaccaaaaccaacaaGTCACGATACTCTTCATTCTATGAGCAGAAAGAACAACAATAATGGAACAAACCCAAGCCTGATGTCGCCCTTTAGAAATACGTTCATATTGTCCCCAGAGTCTTCAGATGCTCTGCTAGATTCGGATCCCTCCTCTTGGGGTGATATCAGCTCATTTGACAAGGACAGTTGTGTAGGCAAGAATTTGGCATTGTCAAAATTGACTTCTCCTGGAACAAGAG AATACAGATTTGATGGGAATTCTATTGCCAGTCTTCAAACAGATGGCGG ATCTTTAATACCTATTACTTCACCTGTAATGCAGAACAGGTTTAGCACACCTCCAACTATTCTTAGACGAGGGCGTAAAAGAAAA TCTGCTGACCATGATTTCAGTCACAGTGTCAATACAGAAGTATCTTTCAGCAGTCCTAAAGGGGCCACCCCCATCAAGCTCTTGCCATTCTCACCTTCGCAGTTCCTTAATTCACCTGTAAATTCAAGCAAAGTTCAGACGTCAACTCCAGCTTGTGAAAAAATTCAAGTCAGTTTAACAAACACAACACTGCATACTCCTGGTGTACTAGAAGCAAGCTCAGGGGAGGATCCTTTCCGAACTCCACGCATCAGAAGAACTTTATTATGTGTATCTCCACGCACTCCAACACCATTTAAAAATGCCCTGAAAGTGTTCAATGACACGAAAATGGCACAT acaccAGACAATTTTGAAGCAGATTTCAATGAAATCATGAAACGggaggaagaagaaagtggTGTTCACTTATCCTGTAGTGGGGGAAAAACATCCTTTAGAGTACGGACCTCCCTTGAGGAAAAGTATGCCAAGATGAGCAAAACAACATCAGCATCTACTGCCAATGGATCAGAAGAACAACCAAGTGTGATGGAAGAAGAACAAAGTTCTTCAATTGTTGAGTGTGTTGTG GAGGATTCCGGTGTTGTTCAGACATCAGTTTTACCCTCACCTTCCAAGGATTCATCATTTATCAAACCTTCTGAGATCTTTGGCCAGCATAACCCCTTCGCCACACCTAGTTCTGTGACGTCTGAAACTGGA CGGCACAGAAGGAAAGGGCATCCCATGCGCATACTGCAATTTCAAGAGACGCCACAGAAATCAGCACCAAAG CTTGACTCAGCATGGGAGCAGGTAGCATGCGGTAAAACTCCTGATCAACAGCTACTAACTCAACAAGCTCATCAGTTTTTTGCTAATTACCGGCCAGCGGCACGTACACTACACTTCAATACAACTACAGTGGCTTAA
- the LOC131796553 gene encoding myb-related protein B isoform X2, translating into MANAYFYRGYNVPVEEEPSLRAQRRKKKINKGRWTKEEDEKLKELVDDLGTDSWKEVANNFPDRTDVQCLHRWQKVLNPELVKGPWTKEEDDKVVELVRKYGPKRWSLIAQHLKGRIGKQCRERWHNHLNPQIKKCAWTEDEDRIIYEAHITMGNKWAEIAKLLPGRTDNSIKNHWNSTMRRKVESAGYDHYRKIRYHLSEKRYSKGHLLSAKKDKRRREETVDPSSNDDLPSVVEYNSHPGTRNRSSSDLTNIKPKPTSHDTLHSMSRKNNNNGTNPSLMSPFRNTFILSPESSDALLDSDPSSWGDISSFDKDSCVGKNLALSKLTSPGTREYRFDGNSIASLQTDGGSLIPITSPVMQNRFSTPPTILRRGRKRKSADHDFSHSVNTEVSFSSPKGATPIKLLPFSPSQFLNSPVNSSKVQTSTPACEKIQVSLTNTTLHTPGVLEASSGEDPFRTPRIRRTLLCVSPRTPTPFKNALKVFNDTKMAHTPDNFEADFNEIMKREEEESGVHLSCSGGKTSFRVRTSLEEKYAKMSKTTSASTANGSEEQPSVMEEEQSSSIVECVVEDSGVVQTSVLPSPSKDSSFIKPSEIFGQHNPFATPSSVTSETGVSGKNLAQTTQVEHFLCPSAVDFQRHRRKGHPMRILQFQETPQKSAPKLDSAWEQVACGKTPDQQLLTQQAHQFFANYRPAARTLHFNTTTVA; encoded by the exons ATGGCAAATGCCTATTTTTATCG AGGTTATAATGTTCCCGTAGAGGAAGAACCATCGTTGAGGGCTCAGCGgcgaaagaagaaaatcaacaaGGGAAGATGGACGAAAGAGGAG gatgaaaaattaaaggaactTGTGGATGATCTTGGAACTGATAGTTGGAAGGAGGTGGCAAATAATTTCCCTGATCGCACAGATGTCCAGTGTCTTCACAGGTGGCAGAAGGTACTAAACCCAGAGCTAGTGAAGGGTCCATGGACTAAAGAG GAGGATGACAAAGTTGTGGAACTTGTGCGGAAGTATGGACCTAAACGGTGGTCGCTTATTGCTCAGCATCTGAAAGGAAGGATTGGAAAACAGTGTCGTGAAAG ATGGCACAATCATCTCAACCCACAAATCAAGAAATGTGCTTGGACTGAAGATGAAGACAGGATTATTTATGAAGCTCACATTACTATGGGCAACAAATGGGCCGAGATAGCAAAATTGTTACCTGGGAG GACTGACAACTCAATTAAAAACCACTGGAACTCAACAATGAGAAGAAAAGTGGAAAGTGCAGGATATGATCACTATAGAAAGATCAGATACCATTTG TCTGAAAAACGGTACAGCAAAGGACATCTTCTTTCAGCaaagaaag ATAAAAGGAGGAGAGAGGAGACAGTTGATCCTTCATCTAATGATGATTTACCATCAGTGGTTGAATACAACAGCCATCCAGGCACTAGAAACAGAAGTAGCTCAGACTTAACAAAcattaaaccaaaaccaacaaGTCACGATACTCTTCATTCTATGAGCAGAAAGAACAACAATAATGGAACAAACCCAAGCCTGATGTCGCCCTTTAGAAATACGTTCATATTGTCCCCAGAGTCTTCAGATGCTCTGCTAGATTCGGATCCCTCCTCTTGGGGTGATATCAGCTCATTTGACAAGGACAGTTGTGTAGGCAAGAATTTGGCATTGTCAAAATTGACTTCTCCTGGAACAAGAG AATACAGATTTGATGGGAATTCTATTGCCAGTCTTCAAACAGATGGCGG ATCTTTAATACCTATTACTTCACCTGTAATGCAGAACAGGTTTAGCACACCTCCAACTATTCTTAGACGAGGGCGTAAAAGAAAA TCTGCTGACCATGATTTCAGTCACAGTGTCAATACAGAAGTATCTTTCAGCAGTCCTAAAGGGGCCACCCCCATCAAGCTCTTGCCATTCTCACCTTCGCAGTTCCTTAATTCACCTGTAAATTCAAGCAAAGTTCAGACGTCAACTCCAGCTTGTGAAAAAATTCAAGTCAGTTTAACAAACACAACACTGCATACTCCTGGTGTACTAGAAGCAAGCTCAGGGGAGGATCCTTTCCGAACTCCACGCATCAGAAGAACTTTATTATGTGTATCTCCACGCACTCCAACACCATTTAAAAATGCCCTGAAAGTGTTCAATGACACGAAAATGGCACAT acaccAGACAATTTTGAAGCAGATTTCAATGAAATCATGAAACGggaggaagaagaaagtggTGTTCACTTATCCTGTAGTGGGGGAAAAACATCCTTTAGAGTACGGACCTCCCTTGAGGAAAAGTATGCCAAGATGAGCAAAACAACATCAGCATCTACTGCCAATGGATCAGAAGAACAACCAAGTGTGATGGAAGAAGAACAAAGTTCTTCAATTGTTGAGTGTGTTGTG GAGGATTCCGGTGTTGTTCAGACATCAGTTTTACCCTCACCTTCCAAGGATTCATCATTTATCAAACCTTCTGAGATCTTTGGCCAGCATAACCCCTTCGCCACACCTAGTTCTGTGACGTCTGAAACTGGAGTAAGTGGAAAAAACCTGGCTCAAACCACACAGGTTGAACATTTCTTATGCCCTAGTGCTGTGGATTTTCAG CGGCACAGAAGGAAAGGGCATCCCATGCGCATACTGCAATTTCAAGAGACGCCACAGAAATCAGCACCAAAG CTTGACTCAGCATGGGAGCAGGTAGCATGCGGTAAAACTCCTGATCAACAGCTACTAACTCAACAAGCTCATCAGTTTTTTGCTAATTACCGGCCAGCGGCACGTACACTACACTTCAATACAACTACAGTGGCTTAA